The Corallococcus soli genome contains a region encoding:
- a CDS encoding acyltransferase family protein codes for MTRQGFRPPGAPGLLTEAPCGILGLITKLESDLSVPAAASASVEEGGLRYIPALDALRGIAIAAVFIHHALAFPFWAAIVRIPGFHFTPAQTLAVEVTEWLASGVDLFFVLSGFLITRILLHTRGNAGYYRAFYISRACRIFPLYYLFLALCLALPLWQRPPLGDVPWYLTYLSNHLIFSRGSWQSPILDHTWSLAIEEQFYWVWPVVIALMPRRAIPYVAALIAFGSIALRFQLTLSGAGEAVVRTFTLSHLDGIMYGALLACVSSRRRATQAGAAFAGAGLVVAVALTVTPSLAAHPALLWATALPLAFGGLVGLVLGRAEPQPGSARSPLQVSLSFLGKYSYCIYLLQQPVLWTLASYIAAPLYLSTGSLPLVWLAMLVASAPPVIAIAMLSYRVYEAPWLRLKSRLLSMPIAHAPPRPG; via the coding sequence ATGACGCGCCAGGGGTTCCGGCCACCGGGGGCCCCCGGGCTGCTGACGGAAGCGCCTTGTGGCATCCTCGGCCTCATCACGAAGCTGGAGAGCGACTTGTCCGTCCCTGCTGCCGCGTCTGCTTCCGTCGAAGAGGGCGGGCTCCGCTACATCCCCGCGCTCGACGCGCTCCGTGGCATCGCGATTGCCGCCGTGTTCATCCACCACGCGCTCGCTTTTCCCTTCTGGGCGGCGATCGTTCGGATACCCGGCTTCCACTTCACCCCCGCGCAGACGCTCGCCGTCGAGGTCACCGAGTGGCTTGCGTCGGGCGTGGACCTGTTCTTTGTCCTGTCCGGGTTCCTCATCACCCGGATCCTGCTACATACGCGAGGCAACGCTGGCTACTACCGCGCCTTCTACATCTCGCGCGCGTGCCGGATCTTCCCGCTGTACTACCTGTTCCTCGCGCTCTGCCTGGCGCTGCCGCTCTGGCAGCGCCCGCCGCTCGGGGACGTGCCGTGGTACCTGACGTATCTCTCGAACCACCTCATCTTCTCGCGCGGCTCCTGGCAGTCGCCCATCCTCGACCACACGTGGTCTCTGGCGATTGAAGAGCAGTTCTATTGGGTGTGGCCGGTCGTCATCGCGCTGATGCCCCGGCGCGCCATTCCGTACGTCGCCGCGCTCATCGCCTTCGGCAGCATCGCCCTGCGCTTCCAGCTCACGCTTTCGGGGGCCGGGGAGGCCGTGGTCCGCACGTTCACGCTCTCGCACCTCGATGGAATCATGTACGGCGCGCTGCTCGCCTGCGTCTCGTCGCGACGCCGCGCCACGCAGGCCGGTGCCGCTTTCGCTGGCGCGGGTCTCGTCGTCGCGGTGGCGCTCACCGTGACACCTTCGCTCGCTGCGCACCCGGCGCTGCTCTGGGCGACGGCGCTGCCACTGGCGTTCGGCGGCCTCGTAGGGCTTGTCTTGGGGCGCGCGGAACCACAGCCGGGTTCCGCGCGTTCCCCGCTGCAGGTGTCGCTCTCGTTCCTGGGCAAATACAGCTATTGCATCTACCTGCTGCAGCAGCCGGTGCTCTGGACACTGGCCAGCTACATCGCCGCACCGCTCTATCTGTCCACTGGGAGCCTGCCGCTGGTGTGGCTCGCGATGCTGGTCGCGTCCGCGCCGCCCGTCATCGCCATTGCGATGCTCTCGTACCGCGTCTACGAGGCGCCGTGGCTGCGGCTGAAGTCGAGGCTGCTGAGCATGCCCATTGCTCACGCGCCCCCTCGGCCGGGCTGA
- a CDS encoding LysR family transcriptional regulator: MDWRAVNFDWNRARAFLVTAEEGSLTAAARALGMAQPTLGRQVSALEDELGVVLFERVGRSLTLTPSGRELLEHVRAMGDAAGRVSLAAGGQSQSVTGLVRITANEIYSAFLLPALVEKLRREAPGIDIELIATNTAVDLRRREADIAIRNFRPTQPDLIATKVRDDPMRLYAATRYLARIGNPRTPKALSRADFIGIGGTDVMLNGLNGLGLSLTRRNFPVLTGNHLVLWEMVKQGIGVGVAPERVGDAEPLVRRALPSLAPLFLPIWLTTHRELNTSKRIRRVFDLLATELGK; this comes from the coding sequence ATGGATTGGCGGGCGGTCAACTTTGATTGGAATCGGGCGCGGGCCTTCCTGGTCACCGCGGAAGAGGGCTCGCTCACGGCGGCGGCGCGTGCGCTCGGCATGGCGCAGCCGACACTCGGGCGTCAGGTGAGCGCGCTCGAGGACGAGCTGGGCGTGGTGCTGTTCGAGCGCGTGGGGCGGAGCCTCACGCTGACGCCGAGCGGGCGCGAGCTGCTCGAGCACGTTCGAGCCATGGGCGACGCCGCGGGGCGTGTCTCGCTGGCGGCCGGCGGACAGTCGCAGAGCGTCACCGGACTGGTTCGCATCACGGCCAACGAGATCTACTCGGCCTTCCTGCTGCCTGCCCTCGTGGAGAAGCTTCGGCGCGAGGCGCCGGGCATCGACATCGAGCTCATCGCAACCAACACCGCGGTCGATCTGCGCCGGCGGGAGGCGGATATCGCGATCCGGAACTTCCGCCCCACCCAGCCCGACCTCATCGCCACCAAGGTCAGGGACGACCCGATGCGGCTGTATGCGGCGACCCGCTACCTTGCGCGCATCGGCAACCCACGTACGCCGAAGGCACTGAGTCGCGCCGACTTCATCGGGATTGGCGGGACCGACGTCATGCTCAACGGGCTGAACGGGCTGGGCTTGAGCCTGACGCGACGGAACTTCCCGGTGCTGACGGGGAACCACCTCGTGCTCTGGGAGATGGTCAAGCAGGGCATCGGCGTGGGCGTCGCTCCCGAGCGCGTGGGAGACGCCGAGCCGCTGGTCCGGCGGGCCCTCCCCAGCCTCGCCCCGTTGTTCCTTCCCATCTGGCTGACGACCCACCGCGAGCTGAACACCAGCAAGCGAATCCGACGGGTGTTCGACCTGCTCGCGACCGAACTCGGGAAATGA
- a CDS encoding DUF2306 domain-containing protein — protein sequence MTSTTKAERLVPAALVALSLVPILAGAARLAELTGGAELTPRNARFFASPLPLALHVLSASVYCALGAFQFAPDFRRRRPGWHRVAGRLLVACGLVAGLSGLWMTLFYPRAEGDGELLDGLRLLFGSAMVLSLILGLAAILRRDVGGHRAWMIRGYAIGLGAGTQVLVSVPWFLIVGAPGELARALLLGAGWVINLAVAEWVIRRQTASPVRAAEMRASVGNASRPA from the coding sequence ATGACCTCCACCACCAAGGCCGAGCGGCTCGTGCCCGCTGCGCTGGTCGCGCTCTCGCTCGTGCCCATCCTGGCCGGCGCCGCCCGTCTGGCCGAGCTGACGGGCGGCGCCGAGCTCACGCCGCGCAACGCGCGGTTCTTCGCATCGCCCCTACCGCTGGCGCTGCACGTCCTCAGCGCCAGCGTGTATTGCGCCCTGGGTGCCTTCCAGTTCGCCCCGGACTTTCGCCGCCGACGGCCCGGCTGGCACCGCGTCGCCGGGCGGCTCCTGGTCGCGTGCGGCCTCGTGGCAGGGCTCTCGGGCTTGTGGATGACGCTGTTCTATCCCCGCGCCGAAGGCGACGGTGAGCTCCTCGACGGCCTGCGGCTCCTGTTCGGCTCGGCGATGGTCCTGTCCCTCATCCTGGGGCTGGCCGCGATCCTGCGGCGAGACGTCGGCGGCCACCGGGCCTGGATGATTCGAGGCTACGCCATCGGTCTGGGCGCGGGCACGCAGGTGCTGGTCTCCGTGCCCTGGTTCCTCATCGTCGGCGCGCCGGGCGAGCTCGCCAGAGCGCTGCTGTTAGGTGCCGGCTGGGTCATCAACCTCGCCGTGGCCGAGTGGGTCATTCGTCGACAAACCGCCTCTCCCGTTCGCGCTGCCGAGATGCGCGCCAGCGTCGGAAACGCCTCACGCCCGGCATAG
- a CDS encoding DUF3800 domain-containing protein encodes MSNDAKTLFVDESGFTGEDLFNKDQQVFVLATHSLSEEECRDFKAKFFGKVQATELKHSELRRNENQREMVLSALRELAGTCVGRIKCAVVHKKYAIVGKIVDYTVEPCMRLDGEDLYLRGGNIALANMMHSVLPVFIGADFFEKMLKLFQVMMRTREPVNYRAFFRFLADADLTEDARGIVSMIEIAQYKLGFGYYNSLGKNSLDVSLTSALGLMARWRHENPIPNALDVIHDSSSKMSKQKHIWDALVDPGVPPAMVGYDRRVMTFPLALRSTRFEPSPSYAGLQIADVVAGAVEYALSCMIGVKDNEYGRELLEVLGGVNFFVADQVWPRREVSPEEMGTDGEKHGDILGFTGGLIEGAEKAQEGEGE; translated from the coding sequence TTGAGCAATGATGCGAAGACACTGTTCGTCGACGAGTCTGGATTTACGGGCGAGGATCTCTTCAACAAGGATCAGCAGGTCTTTGTGCTGGCGACCCACTCCCTGAGCGAAGAGGAGTGCCGAGACTTCAAGGCGAAGTTCTTCGGGAAGGTCCAGGCGACGGAATTAAAGCACTCTGAGTTGCGTCGGAATGAGAACCAACGGGAAATGGTTCTGTCGGCCCTCAGGGAGCTGGCGGGAACGTGTGTTGGCCGCATCAAGTGCGCCGTCGTTCATAAGAAATATGCCATTGTCGGCAAGATCGTGGACTACACGGTTGAGCCATGCATGCGCCTGGATGGCGAGGACCTGTATCTTCGCGGCGGGAATATCGCCCTGGCGAACATGATGCATTCCGTACTGCCTGTGTTTATCGGTGCGGACTTCTTTGAGAAGATGTTGAAACTTTTTCAGGTCATGATGCGCACGCGCGAACCTGTGAACTACAGGGCCTTCTTCAGGTTTCTAGCTGATGCGGACCTGACAGAAGACGCGCGTGGAATTGTTTCCATGATTGAGATAGCTCAGTATAAGCTGGGATTTGGGTATTACAATTCCTTGGGGAAGAATTCGCTGGATGTATCGCTCACCTCGGCCCTTGGGTTGATGGCGCGCTGGCGGCATGAAAATCCAATCCCGAATGCGCTTGATGTGATTCATGATTCGTCATCAAAAATGTCGAAGCAGAAGCATATTTGGGATGCCTTGGTGGATCCGGGCGTTCCGCCTGCGATGGTGGGGTATGACAGGCGGGTCATGACGTTTCCGCTTGCTCTGCGATCGACTCGTTTTGAGCCGTCCCCATCATATGCGGGGTTGCAGATTGCGGACGTTGTTGCGGGTGCGGTTGAGTATGCTCTGAGTTGTATGATTGGCGTGAAGGACAATGAATACGGCAGGGAGTTGTTGGAGGTGCTGGGTGGGGTGAATTTTTTCGTAGCGGATCAAGTGTGGCCGCGACGCGAGGTTTCGCCGGAAGAGATGGGCACTGACGGTGAAAAACATGGCGATATCTTGGGCTTTACAGGTGGGCTCATAGAGGGTGCTGAGAAGGCGCAGGAGGGTGAGGGGGAGTAG
- a CDS encoding response regulator, producing the protein MTPPTVLISDDEPLLVSALAREAKRSGLVCVSDTTSEHVLELARLHQPAVIILDLNQHQDGRDLLAQLKKDPATRDCKVIILSGVEDQFTRHVCFELGADDYEVKPFDPTFMTRIARLATAVTHSRAA; encoded by the coding sequence ATGACGCCCCCGACCGTCCTCATCTCGGATGATGAGCCCCTCCTCGTCTCCGCCCTCGCGCGAGAGGCCAAGCGCTCCGGCCTCGTGTGCGTCTCCGACACGACGTCCGAGCACGTGCTGGAGCTGGCCCGCCTCCATCAGCCCGCCGTCATCATCCTGGACCTGAACCAGCACCAGGACGGCCGGGACCTGCTCGCGCAGCTCAAGAAGGACCCCGCCACCCGCGACTGCAAGGTCATCATCCTGAGCGGCGTGGAGGATCAGTTCACCCGCCACGTGTGCTTCGAGCTGGGCGCGGACGACTACGAGGTGAAGCCGTTCGACCCCACCTTCATGACCCGCATCGCCCGGCTCGCCACCGCCGTCACCCACAGCCGCGCCGCCTGA